GTGGGCTTTGCCTGAAGCATTTGTGTGAAGTGAGGGGTGAGGTAAGGAGGTTTGTGGGACATAAGAGGGGTCtgaggaaggtagggaggttgcccttcttctttctcccttccatcaaTGAACATTTTGAGTGAAGCTCACTACTTCCAGTGTTCCATGGGTAGTCTTGCCAGCTTTGACAACACTGAGTGAATCTTGTGGGAGAGTGGTCAACTGTACCTGGGGAAATCCAGGGAAAGAAAACTATGGAAACACAATTGTCACAATTGTCCTGGGTTAAGTATTATTATCCACTACAGGTCCAAAGGTCAGTGAGGTAGACATAAGTGCCAAGGCCATACACCGCTATAGCATATATTTCTTACATTCCCTTTACTAATGAATTATGATGTTCATGACCAGCAAGAAACTTGAAATATACATTCTGAGATAAGATAATCCAAGTTTCTCATGATTTAACTTGTTTCTAATATTACCTTATTCTGTGATCATGAACTTCATTATGATTCATTAATACAATAGATCCTAATTTAATCTTTGTTTTGGTAATAATTCAAGTAActgacaagaaaatataattcatGTTAAAAATATTTTTCCAGTGGTAtaaaattttcctgttctttatgAAATGATTACAATGATCACATACTATAATTATCTGATATAAGCTACAACTGAATGATCATAAGATTCCATGTACTATCCCatgctaaattttttttttatataactaatgaatagtaatagtattgtgCATGAGTCAAGGCTATATAGTTTTAACTTTTATCTGCAAAGCCATAACACCCTACACCCACCCCTAACTCACACTGTCCAATGACTAAAAGTCACTATTTCCTGAGTACATTAACACTGTACTCCAGCTTTTCCTGTTTTTACCATCTCAAATGGCTTCCCATGTATACATGCAAACCTAGTTGACAATTCATCCCTTCTCTATATCCCACattatgtccattttttttgtgCAAGCTTCTGATTATTCAACCTAGCATATTAATAATTTTGTCCTAATGCCACAGACTTAATTGTCAAACTGGTGCCTGAACCCACTAAACTAATTTATATTGAATTATAAaattgtcattttttccccacattccATGTATTACAAAAGAATAGCAGCCATGCAACAGTATGGCTGCCAAAATCCAGAGGAAAGTAGCAATATCAGGAGTGAGTAGATAACACAGAACACTTCccaagaatacaaaaataaactttCTTACCTGTCCATCTGGGCTGATAGTGATCTGATCATAGCTGATGAAGGTTCCCTGTGCAGGATTTATGACAACAGTTCCATTGCTTAGCATCTCTCCTGCTTCTATAAATATTGTTCCCTCTTGCGTCATCAGTTGACTAGCACCGACCAACTGGCCAGTAGACACCACCTGGCCGGCTGTCAGCATGGGCTGGCTAACCAACCTTCCACTAGTTTGACTTGACACACTTGGCTGACCCATTGCAGTAACCACCTGCCCACCTGTCAGGGTCTGGCTGACTGAAGGATCTGTCTGACCAACCGAGGTCACATGAACTTGGTTGGAAGATTCCGTGATGCCTGATGTCTCACCAACCTGTGAGGTTCCCACAATAGATGTGGTGGTATTTAAAGGAACATTATTATCAACAGACTGGCCCTGCAAGTTTCCCTCCACAACACCCGAGGTACCAGAATTATGGGTGACATGTTCCATTGAGAGTTGCAAAAGAGAAGTTGCCCCTGTAACATCTGCAGTGGCTATCAAGTTGTTTGTGCCTTGTTGGGTAGATTCATCAATTCCTGGTAGTATGCTGCTTGGGTCTTCATTTCTAGGCTTGGTGTCTACAGCTGAATGAGTATGAGGCTCATCTGGTCCATGAGGCACTTCACAAAAGCACCATGACTCCATTTTACTCTTAGTTTCAGATTTCATCTCTCCTAATTTCTCAGGTTTCTTTACAGATTTCTGACGGAGAGGTGGTTTTATGTCTTCTTCAATGTCCACAAAGTCTCCCATTATGAAATCAGACTCTtcagtcttctctttcttcttctctgctgCTTCACGTAGTCGTTTGCTTGTTCGTGTCGGTTCAGCAACTACAACCTTAGATTTCATTTTAGAACTTTTTGAGCTTGTGTTCTCTTGACTGGTGCTCTGTTTTAtgtttgatttctttttcttctttctcatcccaTCTGCAGACTGGTCAGGCTTACCATGGTGCACTGAACGAATATGTCTGGTAAGTGCAGTTTTGTCAGGAAAAAGAAGGGTGCACATCCTGCATGTAGAGGCAAGAGGTTTTTCACCAGAATGAACACGCTGATGTCTTCTTAGATCATCCCGCTGTGAAAATCTTGCATTACAATCCTCACATTTATGGGGTTTGTGGCCTGTATGAGTCATGAGGTGCCGTTTCAGAGCACTGCGCTGTGTAAATGTTTGTAAGCAGCTTTCACACGCAAATGGGCGATCGTTATTATGAATTCTCTTGTGTGCTGTCAAGTGACTTCCTTGTGTGAAAGCAAGAGAACAAACATCACACTTGAATGGCTTTTCACCTGTATGAGTTCGGGAATGGACCCTCAGGTTGCTCTTCTGGGTGAAGGATGCCCCACAAGTTCCGCAGACATACGGACGTTCTCCTGTATGTCCACGCATATGGATGGTTAAGCTGTTCTTGTGTGTGAAGGACTGgtaacacacaccacactggaATGGCTTCTCTCCTGTGTGAGTGCGCTGGTGGATGAGCAGGTGATTGATTCTAGAAAAAGTTTTTGGGCATGAATCACAATTATAACTTTTGACTTCTTGTGATTCCACAGCCTTTGTCAACCGCCTCTTTTTGATAGGGGGGTCAGTGGGAGGATCAGGGGGGTTGGCTGGGAATGCTTCACTTTGAATCTGGATGTCACCTGTTGCAGGATTATTGACAGTCAAACTATACTGGAAAGTAACTTGTGGGTCCACTTGTTGCTGGTCAGGGTGGTCTTGTTGGTGATCTGCCTGAGGTTGaagttgctgttgctgttgctgttgttgttgttgatgttgttggtgttgctgctgctgctgctgctgctgctgctgctgctgttgttggtgctgctgctgctgctgttgctgatggTGCTGTGAATGTTGATCATGATGCTGCTGTTGAGGttgtggctgctgctgttgtggtcCTTGTTCATTTTCCTGAATGCCAGAAACAGAGAACAATCTGGGAGAATCAATAGCAATTTTGACTTCCTCCTGAGAAGTATGAGGTTGCTGGAGATGctgtgactggtggtggtgagagtggtggtgatgatgtgagaGTGGGTCAAGCTGGTCAGCATGGTGACTATCCTCATAATGATGCAAAGACTCAGGATAACTGCCACTAAACTGTGTAGGCTGATGATACTCCGTCTGACTAACTTCTTGCACTCCAACCGACTGTGGttgaggctgaggctgaggctgCTGCAGTTCAGTGTAAGTAATAGCTTGATGTTGTGGTACTGCTGCAGGAGGTATAGTTGAAGATGTTGGCTGGGTGCCTACACTGTTCCCATTATCTAAGATGGACTGCTGATTGTCTGGAATGTTTGGTGTTTCACAGAAACACCAGGACTGCCAATGATTATAACTACCCTCTATAAACGTCAACACATGTGACTGATAATTCTGACAATTGTTGGCAGGACGGGCAGTCTTTGGGGGCTGCCCTGGCTGTGTAAGGAGCAGAGTGGGAAGCTGACCTGGAGCCTGGGCTGGAATGGTCACAATTTCATTTACCAGGGGAGGTTGGGAGTTAGTTTGAACAGTTTGGGTAGTATGCGGCTGCTGCTGACTTTGAGGTAAAGTAGTGACTGGTGCCAGGGTAATGGGCTGATCAacatgctgttgctgttgttgagtAGATTCCTGTTGCTGAACAAGGGGAGTTCCTGCATAACTAGCATCATAAATCGGACTCAAagtattttcatcttcttccactTTGCCAGATCTTTtctttggaggaggaagagtatggCCAGGCTCATTTTCCCTGACATCTATTACATCACTTCCTTCAAAACGTTCCTCCCCATGCACAGTTACTCTATGCCTCTTCAGGTTGCGATACTCAATGAACGTAGAGTCACACTTGTTGCAACTGTATGGTCTCACAGACTCATGTCGTAGCATGTGTCTCTTAAGGGCACTCCTGTCTTTAAATGCCCCACGACATTTTGAACACACAAAATGTCTCTCTCCTGTATGACTCTGCCTATGTCTCTTTAAAGTGCTAAATTGGGTAAAAGTTGCCCCACACTGATCACAGCTAAAGGGCTTTGTACCAGAGTGAGTTCTCATGTGAGTCTTCATGTCCCTCAGTAGACTAAAGCCAACATTACATCTATCACACTTAAAGGGAGTGTCTCCTTCATGTGTCAGTTTGTGCCAACGAAGATTATTCTTTCTGCTGAAAGCTGCATCACAGACATCACATTTGAATGGCTTCAAGCCTGAATGTGACATCTGGTGACGTTTTAAATCTATCATCTGTGTAAAGGAAGAAGGGCACTTTTCACACTTGTATGGCTTTTCACCAGTGTGCGTTAGCTGATGGCGTGAGAGGTTTCTTCTTTCCACAAAGAGGGCACCACATTCATCACACTTAAAGGGCTTCTCCCCCGTGTGTCTTCTCTTGTGCCGCTTGAGGCTACTAGTCTGTGAGAATGATGCATCACAATGGTTACAAACAAAAGGCTTGTCATTGGTATGAACTCTcatgtgtgtggtgaggtgagatgCCTGTTTAAACTTCTGAGGACAAAGCTCACACTTGAAGGGTTTTTCCCCAGTATGAATTCGGCGATGAATGCTTAGGTGACACTGCTGCACAAAAGCCATGTTGCAGTCTTTACATTTGTGTGGCTTGTCTCCCTTATGTCTGCGTTGGTGCAGTTTGTAACTGTTGTAGTGAGAAAACTTGGCATCACAGTCATTACAAGCAAAGCTGTGCCTATGCTGTTCTCTCTGGTGGGTGGTCAGCAAGCCAATCCTAACAAACACCTCTTCACACTGGTCACACTCATACATCTgtcaaaaggaaagagacagaggaaaacATTATGAACATGAAATTTCATATTTAACTTCTGGTCATACACTTCGTTAAGATTTATGACGATTTACAACTATATATACTTATATTTAAGGATATAATACTTACTAACAGAGTTTTATTTGAAAACTACTGACAATTGAAGACAATGATGCTAAAGTAGTGATGGCTCTTAATAAGATCAAACAGGTCTCATATCATGTATACCATATACATCTCTTTTCACCTAAGTTATTACTTTGATTTTGTCATGGCTTGATATGGATGAATGACAG
This window of the Scylla paramamosain isolate STU-SP2022 chromosome 1, ASM3559412v1, whole genome shotgun sequence genome carries:
- the LOC135089081 gene encoding uncharacterized protein LOC135089081; the encoded protein is MTMESAPPLNLSTTVKVEDLQAMVPEEAPQEYTVEGEVVSEAGTTVDEEANTLGTDEDEGNAQEIQNDLDLEQEDTKENLTSDVSAFASKSHSNAEGKDYKCSECQAEFVRASQLRAHERTHYEEQMYECDQCEEVFVRIGLLTTHQREQHRHSFACNDCDAKFSHYNSYKLHQRRHKGDKPHKCKDCNMAFVQQCHLSIHRRIHTGEKPFKCELCPQKFKQASHLTTHMRVHTNDKPFVCNHCDASFSQTSSLKRHKRRHTGEKPFKCDECGALFVERRNLSRHQLTHTGEKPYKCEKCPSSFTQMIDLKRHQMSHSGLKPFKCDVCDAAFSRKNNLRWHKLTHEGDTPFKCDRCNVGFSLLRDMKTHMRTHSGTKPFSCDQCGATFTQFSTLKRHRQSHTGERHFVCSKCRGAFKDRSALKRHMLRHESVRPYSCNKCDSTFIEYRNLKRHRVTVHGEERFEGSDVIDVRENEPGHTLPPPKKRSGKVEEDENTLSPIYDASYAGTPLVQQQESTQQQQQHVDQPITLAPVTTLPQSQQQPHTTQTVQTNSQPPLVNEIVTIPAQAPGQLPTLLLTQPGQPPKTARPANNCQNYQSHVLTFIEGSYNHWQSWCFCETPNIPDNQQSILDNGNSVGTQPTSSTIPPAAVPQHQAITYTELQQPQPQPQPQSVGVQEVSQTEYHQPTQFSGSYPESLHHYEDSHHADQLDPLSHHHHHSHHHQSQHLQQPHTSQEEVKIAIDSPRLFSVSGIQENEQGPQQQQPQPQQQHHDQHSQHHQQQQQQQHQQQQQQQQQQQQQQHQQHQQQQQQQQQQLQPQADHQQDHPDQQQVDPQVTFQYSLTVNNPATGDIQIQSEAFPANPPDPPTDPPIKKRRLTKAVESQEVKSYNCDSCPKTFSRINHLLIHQRTHTGEKPFQCGVCYQSFTHKNSLTIHMRGHTGERPYVCGTCGASFTQKSNLRVHSRTHTGEKPFKCDVCSLAFTQGSHLTAHKRIHNNDRPFACESCLQTFTQRSALKRHLMTHTGHKPHKCEDCNARFSQRDDLRRHQRVHSGEKPLASTCRMCTLLFPDKTALTRHIRSVHHGKPDQSADGMRKKKKKSNIKQSTSQENTSSKSSKMKSKVVVAEPTRTSKRLREAAEKKKEKTEESDFIMGDFVDIEEDIKPPLRQKSVKKPEKLGEMKSETKSKMESWCFCEVPHGPDEPHTHSAVDTKPRNEDPSSILPGIDESTQQGTNNLIATADVTGATSLLQLSMEHVTHNSGTSGVVEGNLQGQSVDNNVPLNTTTSIVGTSQVGETSGITESSNQVHVTSVGQTDPSVSQTLTGGQVVTAMGQPSVSSQTSGRLVSQPMLTAGQVVSTGQLVGASQLMTQEGTIFIEAGEMLSNGTVVINPAQGTFISYDQITISPDGQVLGVPVGSAGTETLMIQSAPVSVDSAASSSGGNYSSGTTIQEPNSTQPVQYTALGSDVISLFSQVEANKESTSSDLSSEKTLPVVAKPLECSVCAKSFAQKRTLWNHMLEAHPDLFCCSECCAAFTTLEYLSQHKAQHQKVHVCTKCGLAFTNKSSLNRHRQQMHSGVSMTTEDKVFPCDLCDARFHQQSDLRRHMLGHTGEKPYRCKHCEAGFTRTSSLNKHMRIHTGEKPYVCEDCDQAFSYRYQFNRHRASHQQDDQRGNYSMPYVYAE